GGATTTTACTTCACCGGAAACAAGCGCATCACAACCTGCCTTTTCAAAACCCTTCTGGACGCTTCTCAAATTTCCCATGCCGTAATCTACGACAGCAATCATTGTCTATAGTCTTCCCTTCGTCGAGGGAACGCCCTTAACCCGTTCATCTTTTGTTGTCGCCCCGTCAAGGGCCCTTCCAAATGCCTTGAATACCGCTTCCAGGCAATGATGGCTGTTTGTGCCTCTTCTCAGGTCTACATGAATAGTCATTCCCCCGTTGGATGCAAGGGCCTGGAAAAATTCACCGGCCAGCTCCACATCGAAGGTGCCTGCCTTTTCAATGGGAATGTCCACATTGAAGGTAAGGTGAGGTCTTCCGCTGATATCGAGGGCTACTTCGGCAAGCGCTTCATCCATGGGAATAAGGGCATTTCCGTAGCGCCTGATACCGCTTTTGCTGCCCAGGGCCTCTTTTATGGCTTGTCCGAGACAAATTCCCACATCTTCCACCGTATGGTGAAAATCTATTTCCACATCGCCTGTGCCATGGACAGTCATATCGAAAAGGCCGTGGCGGGTCATGAGTTCCAGCATATGGTTCAGAAAAGGGATGGGCGTGGATATATTATACTCTCCACTGCCATCGATATTAATAGAGAGAGAAATGTTTGTCTCCTTCGTTTCCCGCTCTATTTTTGCCTTTCTCTCCATCAAAAGCTCCCTCTGTCGATTTAACAGCCATTTTCAGGCCGGAACCTGAATTATAGTTTTCTTGCCGGACCTTATCAAGTCTTTTGTTTATATGGTCCCTTCTTTACTTTAATGGATATTTTAATGATGGAAGAGACAGAGGTCGCAGAGCAGAGGAATAAGAAGGTCTAAATCCCTGATTAATTTAAGGATATCTTTAAACGTTCCAATAGTGGAAAAGACAAATTATTTTGCGGATTCACACCTCTTGAGGGGGTGAGCATAAAAACAGTTAAATTCTGGAAATAAATTTAACGCCTGCTTGTGGCCGGCCTTTTTTCTGAAAACTCTGTGCGTTTTGCCCTTGGAATATCGTTCAGGTTTACCTGATTCATGTATTTACCGGGGGGGCCGGGCAGACGTGTTCAAAGAGAAGGTTTTTGGCGAAACTTATTTTACGACCTTGAGGTGTCCCCGCTTTTTTTCGCTCTTTTGAGTGTCGGAATCCCCTTTATTATCAGGGGAGCCATCCCTTTTGCAAAAGAAAGCCTTGTTATTTCCCTCGACGGCAGCAACGTGAATCCAGGGAATATGAACGTCATAATGAACCCTGTTGATGGACAAAGAGACCTGGATGCCGCTATCGGCAATTATCAGGCAGGGTGTTGCATCCCCACCCATGACAAGCCGCTGCAAGCCCTCCAGCGGCAGATCGACCTCATCGGCATGAATGGTAAGAAAGAAGCTCCCCTCTTCCTCATAGATTACTTCTGCAACGCTCTTTAAGAGTATGTCTGTTTTGTCCATATTCGATTATGCAATTCTCTTCCCTGCTAAGACTTATAACAGAGCGCCAGGTAGCTTGCAAGGCTTTTATGCGCTCCCCGCAGGGGCTTTTTATTGCGCCGACACAATCTGAATAAAAGCGTTCACCCTTTTATTCACCTTTTTAGGCTTTGCTTTTTACTTTACAAGCCCTATGGCATTTCGCTATATTTTCATTAAGGAGAAAAAAATGGATGATAAAGATCTTGAGCATTTCAGGCAACTCCTTATCGAGCAACTATCGGAACTGCTAGGCCACGGACAGGAAACGGTATCTGAAATGATAGGAGAAAAGGCCCTTTTTGCTGATCCTACCGACAGGGCTCTCTTCGAATCCAATCGCAACTTCACCCTGAGAATAAGAGACAGGGAAAGAAAGCTCATCACCAAGATCCAGGAAGCGCTCGATAGAATCGAAGAGGGTACTTTTGGTATTTGTGAAGAATGTGAAGAGTTAATCCCTTTCAAAAGGCTTGAAGTCAGGCCGGTAACAACGCTTTGTGTCAATTGTAAAACAAAAGCCGAGAACCTGGAAAAGAAAGCCAGAACCTGATCCGGCCAAAAATCCCTGCCAGGCCGCTTACCCCTATTAACAGAATTAACAGATAAAGGAGATATTCATGCCGGAGTTGAGGAAAGATCCCATTCTCGACCGATGGGTTATTATATCTACAGACCGTCAAAAAAGACCGACCGATTTTTTCCTGCCCGAAGTTTCTCACAGGGAAGGCGGCTTTTGCCCCTTCTGTGAAGGGAATGAAGACAAGACACCCTTTGAAATTTACGCAAGGGGAAAAGAAGACCGGAAAGTTAATGAGCCGGGCTGGTCACTGAGAGTCGTTCCCAACAGGTTTCCCGCGCTTACGATTGAGGGAGACCTTAAAAAAGAGGGGGAAGGCCTCTATGATAAAATCACGGGAGTAGGCGCCCATGAAGTTATCATAGAAACGCCTGACCACACAGAAACCCTCGCTTCCATGAGTGTGGAGAAATTTATAGAAGTCCTGGAGGCATACAGGGCAAGAATTACAGACTTAAAAAGAGATAAGCGTTTTAAATACGTGCTTGTCTTTAAAAATCACGGCATGGCGGCCGGCGCTTCGCTTGAGCACAGCCATTCCCAACTCATCGCCCTCCCCATCATACCCAAGAGGGTCGGTGAGGAACTGGCGGGAAGTAAAAGGCATTTTAACTATAAGGAACGCTGCATCTATTGTGACATTATTCATCAGGAAATTTCACAAAAATCCCGCATTGTCCTGGAAAATGCACACTTTATCGTCCTGTCGCCATTTGCGCCGAAATCTCCCTTTGAAACATGGATCTTACCCAAAAAGCACCTCGCTTCTTATGAAAATATCCCTTCCGAATGCATGGAATCACTGGCGCGGATATTCTCTGAAACACTGAAGAGGCTTGATAAGGCGCTGGGAAGCCATCCCTATAACTTTATCCTCCATACCTCACCTTTTGGCCTGGAAAACATCGAGTATTACCACTGGCACTTTGAAATAATGCCCAAACTGACCAAAACCGCCGGTTTTGAATGGGGTTCAGGCTTCTACATAAACCCTACGTCTCCCGAAGAGGCGGCCGGGTTTTTAAGAGAAGCCAAAATTTGATGAAATTTTTCCCATGAATATTATCATCGCATCCCCTGAATCTTCACCCTACTCAAAGACAGGAGGCCTGGCAGACGTTGCAGGGGCGCTTCCTTCGGCTTTAGCCAGGCTCGGCCACAAGGTAAAGATATTTACACCTTTATATAAAAGTGTCAGAGAAAAACACGGAAAAATAGCCCACAGGGGAATCAGGATTTCTGTAAAGCTGGGTGATAAAAACCATGATGGCGAACTGTGGCAGGAAGGAAATTATTACTTTATAAAGAATGATCTCTTTTTTGACAGGGAGGAGTTCTACGGCCATGGGGATATCGATTATGAAGATAATCACCTGCGATTTGCTTTCTTCTCTATGGCTATCCTGGAGGCATTAAAAGCAATAGGCGAAGAGGCGCATATTATCCACTGCCATGATTGGCAAACGGCGCTCATTCCGCTTTACATGAAGCTGTATTATCGTGAAGAAGCTGTCTTTAATAAATCGGCCGTGCTCTTTACCATCCATAATATGGCTTTCCAGGGGCTCTTTCCCAAAAAAGTGATGGACCAGATTGCTTTGCCGTCCGGCCTGTTTAACTATAAGGGGCTTGAGTTTTATGAAAAGCTGAATTTTATGAAAGCGGGCCTCATCTTTTCAGATCTGCTCTCCACCGTAAGTATTAAATACAGTAAGGAGATCCAGACAAAGGAAATGGGATGTGGCCTCGAAGGCCTGCTTCAGGAAAGAAAGAGAGATCTCTATGGTGTGGCTAACGGCATTAACTACGATGAATGGGACCCTGAAACTGATAAGTATATCCGGGCAAACTATAGCCATAAAGATATAAGAAACAAAAAGCTCTGCAAGAAAGAGTTGTTGGATATATTTAAACTCCCCCATAAAGAAAATATTCCTCTTGTGGGGCTCGTATCGAGGCTCGACCCGCAAAAAGGATTCGAACTTATCAGGAAGGGACAAAAAAGCCTTATGGCCCTCCCCATCCAGATGGTCTTTCTCGGCAAAGGGTCGAAAGAGATAGAAAATTTTCTTCATAAAATGGCTAAGGAAAATCCGGACAGAGTAGGCCTTTCTATCGGTTACGATGAAAGCCTTGCCCATAAGATAGAAGCGGGAGCCGACATATTTCTAATGCCTTCCCGGTATGAGCCCTGCGGCCTTAATCATCTTTACAGCCTCAAATACGGGACTGTGCCTGTTGTAAGAGCAACAGGCGGCCTTGATGACGCCATTACCAATTACAGTTATAGCCGAAAAAAAGGGAATGGTTTTAAATTCAGGGCATTTAAACCGGCAGCCATGGTAAATGCCCTTAAAAAGGCCGTCAGCCTTTTCCTTTCTGATCGTGAAGACTGGGAAGGCCTCATAAAAAAGGCCATGCAGGAAGAGTATACATGGCACATGTCTGCCGACAGATATGTTAAACTTTATCATAAGGCCATTAGTAACAGCCGGGAAAGACCAGGGAATATAACGGAGGTTATGAGGTGAAACTCTCCTTTGATAAGGGCTTTGGCCTTTTAAGTGAAATTATCAGAATATCCAACTCCACTCTCGATATCGATACGAGACTTAAAAATATCCTCTATATTTTTTCTTCTGCCATGGAATTCAAGGATGTAGCGCTTTATGTACTCGATGCTGAAAGTGACGAATTATACCTTAAGTGCCACAAGAATGGTATTTTCAGGGAAGAGTTTAGCCTCAAAGGGACGCCTGCGGCAGCGCTCTTTTTGGAAGGAAAAAGCTGCCTTCTCGGAGGCAGCAAGGAAGAAAGGGCCTTTCTCACCCGGATTTCGGGGGATGACCAGGCTAAAAAGGGTGGCATATTCCCCATAAGAGACGACAAGTTTTATTTCGGCGCATTGATCATTATTACAGGGGAAGGTATGGACCTTGATGAAGAAGACCTTAAGCTCATTACCCCCATTTGCCAGGAAATTGCCGGCACAATGAGAAATGCCCAGCTCTATTCGAGAACACGTGAGATGGTAGAAGATCTGCTCATGATAAACGATGTCTGGAAAACCATGAGTTCCACCATCAAGCTTGATGAATTGCTCCACCTTATAATTCAGAAAATTTCAACGGCCCTTAAGGCAAGCTATGGTCTTGTCAGGCTAAAAGATGAGGAGGGCAGGAAGGCACCCGTATTTTTTTGCAATACCAATGACAGTCTTGAAAAGGAAACACTCTTAAGGGCTTGCGACCTTGTTTGCGGTCATGTCTGCAGCCGTTTTGCGGCAACGATTATTGATGATCTTCCGCAGAGATTGGATTTGATACCGGAACAAAGCAGGCATCTCTTTAAAACGGTAATGGCAGCGCCTGTTATGTATCGCGAAAAACAGATCGGCTGCATTATTCTCTTCGGCAAGGAAGAAGGCGCAAGTTTCCTGAAAAAGGACCTGCAGCTCTTTGCTACCATGGCTTCACAAATGTCCGCCGTCACAAACAATGCGCTCCTTCTGGAGCATATGGAATTAATTAACAGGGAAAAAGAGGTAATGGTTCGTGAGCTTTCCAACCTTTTTGAACTTAACAAGGCCGTTATGACAACGATAGAGTTGGACCGGCTCCTCCATATAATATTGACGGCTGTTACTATTGGAGATGGTTTTGGCTTTAACAGGGCCATGCTCTTTCTCTACAATGAGAAATCAGGCTTTATCCAGGGAATGATGGGTGTCGGTCCCGATTCGCCTGAAGAGGCATGGAGAATCTGGGCTGAGATCAATGAAAAAAGGAAGACCCTCCAGGATATTCTTAAGGATGAGCAAGAGATTCTTCCTTCGTCAAAGCTCAATGAAATGGTAAAGAGCATCAGGGTGTCGGTAAGAGACAAAAGCATTCTTGGCCTTACGGTCCTTGAAAAACAGCCCTACAATATTAAGGACGCAAAAACCGATGCCAGGGTACATATGGATATCCTTGAGCGTATCAATTGCAGGGCCTTTGCCACGGCGCCGCTAATGGCGTCGGGAAGGGTTGTCGGTGTTATTCTCGTTGACAATATTTATAACGAAAGACCCATTACCGATGACGATATCAGGCTGCTCACCATTTTTGCAAACCAGGCCGGTGTGGCCATCGACAACTCCATACTCTACAGAAATATGCAAAATGCTCACAAGGAGTTGAAGGAAGCGCAGGGTAAACTCCTCCACACGGAAAAACTGGCGGCACTCGGTGAAATGTCGGCAGGCGTCGCTCATGAAATTAGAAATCCTCTCGTATCCATAGGAGGTTTTGCCAGGCGCCTGTCGAGAAAGCTGGAAGAGCAGGAAGAAAAAAAGTACATCGATATTATCTGCAAGGAAGTAGAAAGACTGGAAGCAATCCTTAATGAAATCCTCATCTTTTCCCGTGAAGAGCCGGCGGAAAGAGAAACACATAATATTAATGTCGTTATCGATGATACATTGCAGTTTTTCTGGAATGATTTCAAAAAAAATGGTATAGACGTACTAAAAGAACTGGAAGAACATATGGGTATGGTAGAAGCAAACTACCACCAGTTGAAGCAGGTATTTATCAATCTTTTCTCCAATGCGCGGCATGCCATGTCTCATGGCGGACGCCTGAAAATCAGGAGCTATGAGACGGATTATGAGGGGACCGACTTTATAATGGTTGAAATAAGTGATACGGGTGGAGGAATCCCTTATAGTGTAATGACCAATATATTTAATCCTTTTTTTACGACCAAGAACGAAGGGACGGGGCTGGGCCTGGCCATAACGCACAAGATACTCAGTACCTACAAGGGGGATGTGGAGGTCATGAATAACGAAGAAGGCGGCGCTACATTTGTTATAAAAATTCCCGTCATAAAAAAAAAGCAGGACTAATCATCAAACTTATACAGGAGGGGTGCAATGAAAAAGATTATGGTTGTCGATGATGAAGAAAATATCAGGTTTCTCTACAAAGAAGAATTGATGGATGAGGGATATGATGTTATTCTGGCTGCAAGTGGAGAAGAAGCGATAGACCTGCTGGGAGAGAGTGAGCCCGACCTTGTAACGCTTGACATA
This genomic interval from Deltaproteobacteria bacterium contains the following:
- the hisB gene encoding imidazoleglycerol-phosphate dehydratase HisB codes for the protein MERKAKIERETKETNISLSINIDGSGEYNISTPIPFLNHMLELMTRHGLFDMTVHGTGDVEIDFHHTVEDVGICLGQAIKEALGSKSGIRRYGNALIPMDEALAEVALDISGRPHLTFNVDIPIEKAGTFDVELAGEFFQALASNGGMTIHVDLRRGTNSHHCLEAVFKAFGRALDGATTKDERVKGVPSTKGRL
- the dksA gene encoding RNA polymerase-binding protein DksA codes for the protein MDDKDLEHFRQLLIEQLSELLGHGQETVSEMIGEKALFADPTDRALFESNRNFTLRIRDRERKLITKIQEALDRIEEGTFGICEECEELIPFKRLEVRPVTTLCVNCKTKAENLEKKART
- the galT gene encoding galactose-1-phosphate uridylyltransferase, translated to MPELRKDPILDRWVIISTDRQKRPTDFFLPEVSHREGGFCPFCEGNEDKTPFEIYARGKEDRKVNEPGWSLRVVPNRFPALTIEGDLKKEGEGLYDKITGVGAHEVIIETPDHTETLASMSVEKFIEVLEAYRARITDLKRDKRFKYVLVFKNHGMAAGASLEHSHSQLIALPIIPKRVGEELAGSKRHFNYKERCIYCDIIHQEISQKSRIVLENAHFIVLSPFAPKSPFETWILPKKHLASYENIPSECMESLARIFSETLKRLDKALGSHPYNFILHTSPFGLENIEYYHWHFEIMPKLTKTAGFEWGSGFYINPTSPEEAAGFLREAKI
- the glgA gene encoding glycogen synthase GlgA translates to MNIIIASPESSPYSKTGGLADVAGALPSALARLGHKVKIFTPLYKSVREKHGKIAHRGIRISVKLGDKNHDGELWQEGNYYFIKNDLFFDREEFYGHGDIDYEDNHLRFAFFSMAILEALKAIGEEAHIIHCHDWQTALIPLYMKLYYREEAVFNKSAVLFTIHNMAFQGLFPKKVMDQIALPSGLFNYKGLEFYEKLNFMKAGLIFSDLLSTVSIKYSKEIQTKEMGCGLEGLLQERKRDLYGVANGINYDEWDPETDKYIRANYSHKDIRNKKLCKKELLDIFKLPHKENIPLVGLVSRLDPQKGFELIRKGQKSLMALPIQMVFLGKGSKEIENFLHKMAKENPDRVGLSIGYDESLAHKIEAGADIFLMPSRYEPCGLNHLYSLKYGTVPVVRATGGLDDAITNYSYSRKKGNGFKFRAFKPAAMVNALKKAVSLFLSDREDWEGLIKKAMQEEYTWHMSADRYVKLYHKAISNSRERPGNITEVMR
- a CDS encoding GAF domain-containing protein; translation: MKLSFDKGFGLLSEIIRISNSTLDIDTRLKNILYIFSSAMEFKDVALYVLDAESDELYLKCHKNGIFREEFSLKGTPAAALFLEGKSCLLGGSKEERAFLTRISGDDQAKKGGIFPIRDDKFYFGALIIITGEGMDLDEEDLKLITPICQEIAGTMRNAQLYSRTREMVEDLLMINDVWKTMSSTIKLDELLHLIIQKISTALKASYGLVRLKDEEGRKAPVFFCNTNDSLEKETLLRACDLVCGHVCSRFAATIIDDLPQRLDLIPEQSRHLFKTVMAAPVMYREKQIGCIILFGKEEGASFLKKDLQLFATMASQMSAVTNNALLLEHMELINREKEVMVRELSNLFELNKAVMTTIELDRLLHIILTAVTIGDGFGFNRAMLFLYNEKSGFIQGMMGVGPDSPEEAWRIWAEINEKRKTLQDILKDEQEILPSSKLNEMVKSIRVSVRDKSILGLTVLEKQPYNIKDAKTDARVHMDILERINCRAFATAPLMASGRVVGVILVDNIYNERPITDDDIRLLTIFANQAGVAIDNSILYRNMQNAHKELKEAQGKLLHTEKLAALGEMSAGVAHEIRNPLVSIGGFARRLSRKLEEQEEKKYIDIICKEVERLEAILNEILIFSREEPAERETHNINVVIDDTLQFFWNDFKKNGIDVLKELEEHMGMVEANYHQLKQVFINLFSNARHAMSHGGRLKIRSYETDYEGTDFIMVEISDTGGGIPYSVMTNIFNPFFTTKNEGTGLGLAITHKILSTYKGDVEVMNNEEGGATFVIKIPVIKKKQD